The Solanum lycopersicum chromosome 2, SLM_r2.1 DNA window TGGAGAAAGCTAAAGAAAAAATAGGAACTTCAAGGAATGTAGAGAATAAAAATATGAAGCTAAATTTAGGGCTTCCATTGAATGGTAATTTTGATgttcacttgaaaaaaaaatcatttatgtgAATAactgataaaatattttttgatgtttCCAGGTGAATCGCAAGGATGTGTTGCTTCAAGTGTAGTTGAGGTCGAAATCCAACAACCACCTACTCAAGGTATCAAGATTTTACGAaatgattatatatatctagtcaattttaatttgtaccAAAATTATAGTGggaaataatttatacttttacCTTTAGTTCACGATGTGAAATCATATTCAATTGAATAGAAATAACTTGTGTATTCAGAGGAAAATATTGCTAAAGAGAAGTTCGAAAACTTCATGCTCAACAATATGGCTAATGTCTACACAAAAGGTGAAGGACCAATAGGAAACAAGATTGAAGGACTTTTATACTCGTGTAAGGAGATAGATCAAGTAAAGATAGTGTGTCTTTGTCATGGTAATTTTCTAAATGCAGATGAATTTGTCAAACATGCTGGTGGAGGTGACGTAGTAAACCCTttagaacatatatttattgaaGGAAAACAAATTAAGTAGACTTAATATCGGTGTTATTTGAtccattattttgttgttgtgcCGAATAATTCAATGGTTATTTCCCAAGAAGGAAGTAGGTTTTGTATCGTTGTTATTTcagttttctttttgttgttgtactgACTAAAGTTCCTCAGCTATATTAAGGTTATTTTGCAGTCATCGGCTTCTTTTGCTGcctatttttaaaagtttaattcaTCTTTCCTTTTGTTGTTGTACTGACTAAATTACAGTACCTCCCATTAGTTATATTAAGGTTATTTTCCAATCATTCAGATTGTTTTTTTTCTACTCGGTgcttcttttttaaaatcttaattAGAAGCAACTAATAGTTTCTAATCTACacaaattacaaatatttatcccttattctattattttcaaattcgATATCAAGCCACTAAACTAAATAATGCATTTAATTTCAACCTATTTGTAAAAAGCATTTCGCATGTTCCTCAACATGAGAAAGGAGAAGAGAGTTGTCTATGAGTGAATATCAAGAGGctaatatcatttatttttaaatcgactaattaatattgtaaaaatgtcattttctaaTTATCTCTATTCGATTATGTGTAGTTTTGTTCTTCTCTTGtaagaatttgaaatattaatgtGCTAATTAGGATTCGGGGTTAAACTTTTTAAAGgattcttttgttattttttgacTACAAGTTTTCATTTCTTGCTAAACTTTGAAACACGTGATATAAGATGTTTTCTTAATGTGTTAGGATTCGCTATCAACTGCTAGCTTTAAGGTTTTCTACGTCTATTTCCCGAGTTAGAATATCTATTACCTTCTAAAGCTGAcaattatatgttaatatatacGTTATCCCTCTTTGATTATGTATATTTTGGTTCTTCTGGTAAGAATTGTAGTATTCGtgtgttaattaaaatttgggGGTTAGCTTTTTAAAGGATTACtaagttatatttttagttagaatattaattttttgataaatcttgaaaaccttagatttttttagttgttttattaTGTGTTCGGTAGGTCTTAactattttagttttttctaagtttatttgtagaagttaaaattttcatttcttactaaatcaaataattatttgttaatacatatattattaattgcaTATTGTGTTGTGctgctattttttattttattttatgcatatgtcactgatttttatataaatattcttaaaatcgTCAAAATCTTACACAAAGTACTTcatcacaaatattttttaaaaaaattcataacttgGTGTGTCCATCATCTACTACCAAACAcataaaaaagaacatatataaggtgtaaattgaattttttttttgaaaagtcgGCCTccaatgtataaaattaacgtAAATAAAGTGGTATTTgcaaattaatttagaattgtTTTGTAAGGAAATGactcataattaatatatgtgtTATAAATAGGGAGGAGTATAAAAAAGGTCAAATAAGACTATTTAGGACATTTAATTATCATAAGAAATATGTTATAacaattaacatattaaatattcatcaaaagaTATGTAGAATAAACTATATATATCCTTTTATCACCAGATATATGTATGTAGGTATATATTGAcgcatcaaaatttaataaaatttgtacTATTACAAACAAAAATGCATCTAAATATTTTACTCCAAATTAACTAATGGAATTTCTGTAACTATTCTAATAATGTTTGGTTATACTGAACCTTcttcagaaaaaaaataacaaaataagtttcACGTTCAAAAgtgtaattttaatatgtttttcaagtgaatattatttttctaacttACAAAGTTTTCACttctattttttctaaaccTAACTCGATTTCTAAATAGCggtatatgttttatttaaaaagatttcttattttttttaaaaaaatattatactttaaTGGGATTCTTCATACTAGTACTCCCTCCTAAGACCACATATGCAAGTTCACCCTCATACAACTCATGTCACAAAGTTTTTCCCTCTCACgcttaattataattaaattaggaaacaacattgattttcttttataatttagtATCTCACTTGAACTACCATATCGATCTATTCTATATCTAAGttacttaaaagaaaatttgttcCCCcctaaaattgaaatgaaaaaaaataacaaagaaagtaaCGCAAGTAAggaaaatttaagttttaaaaagcaataaaaaatgaaaactctCCTTACCACAACCTCAAAGCATCACGACGACGATAGTCTGGTGGTGTTGATTTTTGTGGTTGTTTGTTAGTTGTTCAAATCTAAAAGTGCGGAACTCATTGGAACGTCATCAAAATCGGGATTGATCGATTTGAGCTTGCCGGAATACCTAcaaaataagctaaaaaaataaaattaaaaagggataagGAGAAAGGGTTTCATTCGATGTTTCTTGATGGTTGATTTGAGGTTTTGGGTGGCTGTTTTCTCTGGTGGTTTAGGTGGTTGTTTGGTGGCTACtagtttttcagaaaagaagagaaaacacCGTTGTGGAGGTTGTGGTAATTGTAATATATACTTCTAATAGTTTATATAAgttgatttttcaaaacaagCTTAGggaaaatttatgtattttcccttaaaaaaCAATAATGTCATTTCATCGAATAGAAGGTGGACAACTCGACGTTATTATAAAACTAAGTTCCAACATCTTTAGTCCTAATCATATTATTTGGCTAAAAGCTTTAGcaaatataacttattttagaatttaaaaagataaaaaaaaaattattaattgttttcatgatcaatcatcattattttttttaatcataatagcaataatatattctatataattttataaagtgaaGATTACTTTACCAGTGAAGTAGTATTAAGTGCATATATAGGAAAGGTAAAGTGATGATTTAGACTTGtatgatttcattttatttatattgggGTTAGGAAAGAAAATTGCAGAGTGAAGAATCGAATCTCTAgtgataaagtaaaattttaaataaccaACCAACTGAATTGAGATAATAAGATTCCTCTAAacttattatgattaatattatcacatatttttatttaaatgcatAAAAAAACCTTGATATAGAGATAATATGATAAAGTAGGACTTAAGCTTGGAACTTGTTTGATCAaactattataatttattaatttttttttaaaaaaaaaatttttttctagtatgttttctaaaaaggaaaatcttatgtgagaaaaaaattgtttttgatcaaccaatttaaaaaatactttttgtaGCAACGAAAAAGTGTTTTGCTAAATTTTGAGAAGTGTTTTACCAAAAAACTTCGGTGAGAAACAATTAGTATGATGAGACATGTTTTTGAATTGTATGTTTATATTTAGAATATTAGTACAACTCttgttaatattaattattattgttattattataagaatTCAGTCAACTGAATATATAAGAATTAAAATGGATGTGTTCAATGAAGATGACATGTAAGAAAGAATAAGTTGAGTACGGTACGAATCATAAAACATCAAACGAATccaaagtattattattattttatttgaacaaACTATAAGCATATGGGgttttgttattacttcaatatatatatatatatatatatatatatatatatatatatatacacactagATTTAggaacgtgcgttgcacgtttatCCCAAGatacttcatataaatttcGTATCGtaaaatttatcattgtttCGGTAGTGAGAGTCACATACATTTACATTTACAAGTGAGAGTTACATACATTTACAAGTTGATGGTAAGTTATGTATactaatatgatgatttactatttactatttaatattaatatttcatttattaaataattgataaaatttaaatgtactGTGTAAACAAAACTGTaatcaaagaataaaatatataaaagaattcaAATATACTAAATCTGTAATGGAAAATCATTATGACtaagtattaaaaaatttatatgaaaatacacCATTCAATAAAATACATTcttaatataaaattacaaatacaaaaaaaaaaatatcaaatatgggAGCAAGTTTAGCATAAGGCTACCAACAAAAAATGCAAATTCATAATGTAAATTGAAGACATTCCTTTCCCTATTTTTAAAACATTCCTTTCCCtgttttttattgataatgcaAATTGAAAAAAGCTATAGTAATAAACATTTAACCATTGAccataaaaaaaagagttaaaagttttggaaaagaAGTTAACAAAAGCGACATTCAACTACATAAATGGAAGGGtcttattgtcacgacccaaaaatggacgtgatggcactcgtcttatcctaccaagacaagtcagcctaaaactcaacaattacaataatatgcagaattttttttcaataagctaatttataccccaaaacctggttgtcacgtgtacaagcatttatagtattacaattgattcaaaagataaactcaagtctcaaatgaacttgtttctagaatagaacaagatcataattatggagaagaaagtctgctgagatggaaacagctacctcaagaatctccaagaagcctcggaaaagaagagaatgacaagtacaacaaaaattcacgctcataacctacaaaaaattgtagaagcaaggggtgagtaccaaatcacacggtactcagcaagtaaacctctaaacacaagctaaggggatgaaatacgggtattCCTACCaaccccaaccgaacctccacaactataACCTGCAtcaaaatcaacccaacctaacagctcacagtttacatagcacgtatctcaacaacaacacttagacaaattacatatcctcaacaacaacacttcaacaaactatatatccgcaataacaagctcaatattgatcaatcacaagttccacagaaaggcaatcagaagatcagcaaaacacgatatcaagttcactgatgataagtatgtgcaatgcaatggaatgcaatgtcaattATAaggatgcatgtctgacctagtgatacacacccgctgtctctcagtccgggacccatgggagacatatctgtccatgcatctgtcgcggcgcacgacacgacccctcgataatagtaaccatcgcgccgcgcgatacgtccctcgaaatatagtatcccatcgcggcgcgcgatacgtccctcgaaatgatACATCCTCTTTaaattctcattctttctcaatgcacataacacttgtcacaaccatgtcttaaaataatgcaaatgacatgttcacacaaataaagaggatatgaccattttcataacacaacaaaattcacaacaacatcaacaatgattcaagaAGCCTTTCAAATCACTCTCCATTATCAACACATCACGCACAAGCAATTATTCAAATTACCTTTTATTACCctcttttttcatcattagaattaatcaatgtacACAAATCAACTCAGTACCAAGTCTCGTTACTCCCAAGCATATACAACAAGAAAATACACGTATTCCATACACTTAATAATAGTTTAGAAATCACTTGCCTCAATCAATCACTTTCCCTTtcgttgaacttccaactcaaacaatctattcacattaataatcacaataagattttaaaaCTAACAACAACTAACTCTATAATCAAGTTTCCAAGTTTCAAGCCTAGGATTAAGTTcccaaattattttcaatagcaTAATTCCAATGGTATTCACATAATACCCTACATCTAATGCTTAATATGTATCTTAATGTATccaacttcaattttttctttatatatatatacattaactaaattataattattaaaatatgaggCCACTGGTTACGAAACCAGTGACAAACAAACAAAGGAGGAAAACATATCCTATGCTGAGAGGaatactatatataattaattaaaagctATTCAACATCGCCAATCATTACGCCTCCAACATACAATTATTATGTCATACTTTCCCACTAATATTTTCTCTCCAAAGACACTGCTAACAACCATTTTTCCACAACTTATTtctataacaataatataatatgagcATATCTAAAATTACCAATATAAGGATATAGATAAAATTTTCAAGTCTTGattcaaatcaataaattaaatctcaTATTTCCTAAATTTCAAATCTAAAATTAAATCGTAACTTTTCAAACACTACAACCCCAATAATATAATATGCTTGTTACTTAATAACTTAcactaatatatcaaaaatatgaatcataATTGGATAACTAAAAACAGTTTGTGAAACCAAAAATTAGGTTATAGCTACTTAACCTGAAAAATGAACCActgtataaaaatataaagcaaaataaTGAATCCATCataataataactttacaaCATGTGGCGATCATTACTATGGCCAGCAAGATCTTTATGTCCACGTATAGGTACCAAATTTGGTTTTGCATCATTCAAATTCTCAACTTTCTTTCGTAACccattataataataaactaataataataatataacctCTATAATTCAATTTAGTGTTTCAAATGTTCTTAATTACCTGATGCAATTTAGCCGCCACTTTGATTGTGTGGGAGTTGTGACGTTCTCCTCGGAAAGTTATCCCTTTTCCTTTTTCCGTCAATATCTATTTCAAGTTTCAATATTAGGGTTTTTGTtccttatttcttcttttttttaaataaaataattaggtaTTTAAAGTGGTAAATTTTattaagtaaaattaattatatgaaacaAATTGTATATGATTTTAATAAATGATTACTTTAACCCTTTAACTatcaattaattcaattatccACAATTACACATCAACTAATTAACTAAAGTCAATGAATAGTTcgaaattatcaaaaatgaaCTAGTGGGTCATTACAtcatccaccactaaaaatcatgttcgtcctcgaacataaagaaggagaagaaagaatgacCATGTtgcaaaaaatttgaattatgaatcgGTTTTCATCATTCCAAATGAGCTCCTCCTTAATGTCATTCCATCAACATTAACTACTAAGAAACTatatttttgaatcaaatttaGGAGAACCTACAAATCAGGAGTTATTACCAAACAAAAGACTAACACACGAATTCAATCTAAATTGAAACCCACTAAACCATAATACGAACATCAGGACTTATCTTTTCTCACCTAACTCAGATAACATCAAGAATCAACTCTTTCTACAACCACAAGTAAACTTGAATCAACCACTACATACTCATATTTCCCAGATCATCATAGATCTTATCAAGATTTCATTGTTACAACATAATCTTTCCACAATctttaactataaaaatttgatctttagaCATAAAGTACTAACCAAAGGAGGATCAAACTTATCTAACTCCAAGAAGAACAAGATCAAGTAACCACTTAGCTATTGATACACCCAAGCTAACAAAACCTCTAACAACACTATCAAAATGCTAGATtaatagctattattgtagatAACCTTTAAGAACGGTTGACTAGACCCAAAGTTCTCTTCATATGATCACACATATTCGGAAAGTGATCTCGATGATGAGATGAATATTAAGACTATCAGACACCATGGTAGAAATTATGTGAATTCTCCTAATCAAGGTTATGCGAGTCGAATCACTAGAATACTTTAATTATCCCAAACAacaccaaatctttcataactAAAATGACGAAGTCTAACCAAGGATGTCACCCTACCTTTAGGACAATCACAGAATCGgtacactcgatccaccactaagaatTCACCCATAGATGTGGAAACATAGGTAATATAAGCAGTGAATCATACTCCACATGCTCCTAACAACACTCCTATGTGCAACACTTTTAATACTAATAGAACATCATAGCCACATCAGCCATCTACTTTACTCTTAAACCGTTACTACTATCAAAGTCTTCTTAGCAATTACATTATCGCCTTCAAAAGTTTCAAACTATGGATCCCTCTATTTTCATGTAAGCACTTCATGATAAATATGGATCCCACCCAAGATTGATAACAATAATTCTTTCACATACAATATTTCAACTACCATTCCAAACCTTCACATACCTTATGCTAAAAGTTAGAGAAATTCTTAGTCACTCTAATAATCCTATACTATAAGCACATAATCTTTACTCATCATTAATGCATATATAACACATCATGAAATCCTAATCGTCCCATCAACAAAGTTATTTTGATCTACTCAAGTCctcattaattatataaaactgTAGGTCCACGCTGTTTAACATAAATAAGTTATctatcataatttgaacaatttagctccacataaaaacacatgatCTTACACCCTCACTGTTTTtcacccaaatcaaaaccctatACTCATAAAAATTGCTGATAATTCATGGTAAGTCTATCCGAACAAATTCACATCCATAGTTATATTAGatcttatatatgaaaattcataCATCCTTCAACTTTGAACCAAGAGTCTATATGAGAGTTCTTATTCCTTCACTTCTCTTAAATTCTTCTCATAACACGAAATTTTGAGTatcttgaactcttcaatacatCAACTCTTGTTTCTTTGGTTGACTCGCTTACCGATCTTATCCTTTGATCTACCACCCATGGTATTTTTATATTATCCTCGAAATCAAAATATTACGTGAAATCCCATttaggtataacaatcaaaagtaatcAAATTTACTATTCAAATTGTTTTTAAGTCCTTCAAAATGCTTCAAACTCAATGTGATATATCATTTCTTAACTTATCAATCCATACATTGACAAAAGCACGCTACCACAAACGTAAACTCACCatgaaaaacttaaattttgaatCCAGACGTGAGACTCAATCCCTTTATCTATCAACATTAACTCATaccttgaaatattttttttccttatgaaTTCACGtatcttagcttatcattgGTTGTCTCTCTATCGATCTTATGATATGCTCCACTAAAAATTCAACCATACTTGttatcaaactcaaaatcacaaaagaatTTATAATCATACTCGAGTTCAACATATGTACACTGCTTTCTCAAGTATtatccaataattttttttaccaatcTAATGAACTCGTGAAACTATTACCATAACTAAATCAAAAGGGATTAAATCACACATCTCTGAACCCAATTATCAATTCCTTTTAAGATACCTCTTTAGCCTtgtaataagaaaaaatattcatgCTCTCACTTTTTTCTAAAAGCTAAACTACATCCCGCTATCCTTGTTATTATGACTTTAGCTATTTTCAATTCTATTAGAGCGACATCCCAACTCctcataaaatttatcataaaatcaCACTACTTATCAAATAGTAGCAACCATAATTTTACATACTAAAAAGTCATCATTACCATACAAAACCCTTTTACCCAACAgacattattatataattgcaTTGCAACCATGATTCATTAATAGAAAACCTTATTATCATCATGCCTAGTTAGCCCTTTCCATTACCACGAATTCAACCTCACCATCAACATGACATTTCAAACCTAGCTATGCTAATCATCCACGGGACTTACTCAATTTATACACATTTTCTTACTAAAAATCTCCAATTTCATTCACCCAAGTATACTCACTAAGACCCTTTTTTTTCACTAATAAACTTGTCATTCTGGTATCTATCCATTTTTTTTGGACCTTAAGACGAAATCACCAGTCCTCATTTAGAACTCTCGAGATACACTTGTTAACTTAACACATTAATACCGTATCAAAAATCCACCATTAAAATCTTCCTTATACACACGCTTAACCCATTCATTCATAGTAACAagctagttggtttctcaaatttGAATGCATCAAATCTTACTCTATGAGCATGTGATAAAATTGCTAATTTCTTAAATAGTTAGTATTAACACTTGACAATCAATGTATCTGTTTTCATATAACAGTAGTACCACATCGTGAAAAACTGTTagatccaccactagaacacatcatatcTACCGAAAAGTCCGTACCCAAATAGCCCACACATTTCTACGTATCGAAtgactttaaaatattatcaaattcgCTCTCATATCTAGCCCAAGCTATGTGTATTCTTTCATAGGACAGGTCGataacaaaagtaataaaatacatACTTCTAACCAAGTACCTATCAGTACCATTGGTATAGTCGTATCATGACCTTATTTGATATACACTCAATCTATGAAACCACAAAAGAGATTCTGACCTCaattggtgcaacatcattcaCTAAGCAACCCATTaatgttatgaaaattataTCAGCTATAATTTTTCTCAAGATTACACTATTCATTATCTAGTCAACTCATTAAACATTTAACTTCTTATTGTCAAACCACTCAAGATATTGCTTATACCACATaagtactatttttttttactatagttACTAAACTTACTCAACCCCTTCAAATAGAATCACATATTcctttcataaatatattatttccaCCTTAATATCAGATTTAATTAAAATCTAACCCATACACGACACACCAATTATTAATATGAGGAACTacgcacgagtcatcacataaatgagagtGAATGTAGTGAAGCGATAAGAATCAAAACGGCATCAAGTACGCACGATAGagatccaagaagtgaagattcttcctaaaagtcactatagcctctcgaagataagtacagacgtctctgTACCTATCCTCAAGACTCTttttagactcgacttgtatacacgtgagacctatgaaccttgggctctgataccattttggcacgacccaaaaatggacgtgatggcactcgtcttatcctaccaagacaagtcagcctaaaactcaacaattacaataatatgcggaatttttttttcaataagctaatttataccccaaaacctggttgtcacgtgtacaagcctttatagtattacaattgattcaaaagataaactcaagtctcaaatgaacttgtttctagaatagaacaagatcataattatggagaagaaagtctgctgagatGGAAATAGCTACCTCAagaatctccaagaagcctcggaaaagaagagaataacaagtacaacaaaaattcacgctcataacctacaaaaaattgtagaagcaaggggtgagtaccaaatcacacggtactcagcaagtaaacctctaaacacaagctaaggggatgaaatacgggtattCCTACCAACCCCAACCGAACCTCAACAACTAtaacctgcattaaaatcaacccaacctaacagctcacagtttacatagcacgtatctcaacaacaacacttagacaaattacatatcct harbors:
- the LOC138342291 gene encoding ninja-family protein AFP3-like; this translates as MEKAKEKIGTSRNVENKNMKLNLGLPLNGESQGCVASSVVEVEIQQPPTQEENIAKEKFENFMLNNMANVYTKGEGPIGNKIEGLLYSCKEIDQVKIVCLCHGNFLNADEFVKHAGGGDVVNPLEHIFIEGKQIK